aatgattaatattttatattgaaaaaaaaattatattgatatatatgtttcacatattttttatttattatttatttggaatattaaattttagttattaattttttattaaatatgtattatttatagcctgtttggatggagggaggAAGAAGGAATAGTGGAGGGGAGTAGAATAGAATTggctaaaaataaactaattttgtagtAAATTTACTCTATTCTATTTAATCCTCCCTCTCTCCCCCTCAATCTAAACGAACAGCTCaattatttaattgttgttaCAAATTCATTTGAAATCATCCCAATAAaactattagttttttttttttttcatacaaaaattTGTCTTATGGGTCAACAGCagttttaaaaacaatttaagaAAAGGAtgcaaaaatattaaagaatataaTCAAAGAGAggtaaaatcatatttttaaacATTCTTTTTCTACTGCGAATTTTTCTCTTCACTTTTACACTCCCTATTTTCGGGGGAGGATGAATTCCTATGACCTAGTTGAAAAATAACATCCACTATttcttctttccattttattttgggATGACAATGAGATGGGGTGAGACGAAACCTTTTATGCTTCACCTATATCCTCATTTGTGTCTTGCAATTCCTTAACCTGCTTTGTCCCACATCaagtattattttaaaaataacatgTCAACAAAATTATTTCTATAACATAACTTTAAGAGTTAaatctttcattttcttatgAAAAACTAAAGATATCTCTAAAGACGAAATGACTATTTGAATTAGTATATGTTGATGGAACAATTATTCGGCACAAAACTTAATTAGTTTGTTCAATTAAGCAAAAGAAATCAATGAATCAACCTTCAAAAATTTTATGGTAACATTTATTAGAAGGCTCTTTATTACTTAAATATTAATCAACTACATGCCAATTgcaaatcaaataattaaagcTAAAGATTTGTTAGAAGACATAGCCACaagaaaaaaatcttgatgTGTCAAAcgacttatttttatttgtagatgACATAGAAGTCTTACTTCATATTAAGGACAGTGTGCCTCcactaaacaaagaaaaatatctcAACCTTATCAATTAGATGTAAGGATTAGATAGACCATGCTACAAACTTGGTAGGCACTTTCATATAACAAAGGGCAGAAAAGCTACGTTAAAGAAGTTAAAGACACTTCCTATGTACTTATGTGCCAGCTCCTATCTTCTTTGATAGTTCTTATCTACCTTGTTGTAGTAGTTATCTTCTTTGATGGTCTTCTTTCGCTTTACTTCTTATGGAGTGTAATTCTCTTTGTAAGAATAGGGAACATAATATAGTCTTTCTATATATCACTTAAAACGGTTACAATATCTATGTACCAATTCTCATATACTTATGCATCAATTCCCATCCATCTTCTTTGTTAGTTCTTATCTTCTTTGTACTCTTTTGATTGTCTTCTTTCACTTCCCTTCTCCTATACTAATTTTCTTTCTAAGTTTTAggaatattatataaatattcttTTATAGGGTAATGATTTTTTCACACAACTAATTTCACATCTTTCGGACATATTTACTTTCTATGTTTTAAATGTAACTATCATCTTTTCACATTTCATAATGGTGAATATTGTGTATACTGGTGTGTGAAAAATGAGCTTAGCTTCTTTTATATACTTTAAAGGGTTATGTTtgataataaatcatttttaaaaagtcttgacaccagaaaaatattaaaagttgtcaaaaaaaaaattttctaaaaatatttcttaaatcaaCGCTCATAACACATTCATTCACTTTTCCCTAACTTTGaatcattgaaaaaaataagCAATACTACCAACGGGGGCTTGGTTGAGTGGGTAAGGCTCGGGTTCTTCGTGCAACCACACTTAGATTCGAGTCCCGCTGCCCGCAGGTTTTCGTTGGTGGGTAAACTTGGTGAGGGGTGTACTCGATAAAAAGAGGTGACTCTCACACGGCTTAGCAAGCTCCCTTTAGCTGGGCTCTCTTGCGGCCGGCTCCCTATCCGGGGGTGAAATATAGCCATAAAGGCTcccattctttctttcttaaaaaaaaaaaaaataagcaataCTTGAAAactctttgaaaaaaattaaattaaaaataaaatgaattgaGTACTGAGACGCTAGAGCCTAGGCCATATTGAAGTGTGTATTTACTATTTTCGAGCAACAATGGAATTGGAATATCATCAAACAAAGTGAATGAGGATAACCAAGGCATTGAACATTCGAATACAGACCGCGTCCAACGGCTACGTCCAACAAGCCCTACAAAGCCTCTTAGCAGCCAATGGTCTCGACTACGGAGCTTATGGCTGCCTCATCCAGCACTGCACCGACCACCACCTCTTCCGCCTGGGCAGGCAGCTCCATTCTCGCCTCGTCCTCTTCTCCGTCACACCCAACAACTTTCTCGCCTCAAAGCTCATCGCTTTCTACTCAAAATCAAATCACCTCCGCGATGCCCGTAACGTGTTCGATAAAATTCCCGACAAAAATATATTCTCTTGGAACGCTTTGCTCATTGGGTATTCCCTCAACAACAGGTACCTCGACATGCTGAAACTCTTTCTGTCCCTGGTGTCCTCTAATTTGACGGATGTAAAGCCCGATTGTTATACGATTTCGTGTGTTTTAAAGGCGTTATCGTCCTTGTTTTCTCATTCAAGGTTGGCCAAGGAGGTTCACTGTTTTGTTCTTCGACGTGGGTTTGACCTGGATATCTTTGTTGTTAATGCTTTGATTACGCAGTACTCGAGATGTGATGAGATTGGCTTTGCAAGAACTGTGTTTGATAGAATGCCTGAGAGAGATATTGTGTCTTGGAATTCAATGATAGCAGGGTATTCTCAAGCTGGGTTTTATGAGGAGTGTAAGGAATTGTATATAGAGATGTTAGGTTCATCTGGGTTGCGGCCTAATGGGATGACAATTGTCAGTGTCTTGCAGGCATGTGGGCAGTCACATGACCTTATTTTTGGGATAGAAGTTCATCGGTTCATAAATGAGAGCCAAATTGACATTGATGTTTCAGTTTATAATGCTATTATTGGGTTGTATGCAAAATGTGGTAGCTTGGACTATGCTCGAGAATTGTTTGATGAGATGAGTGACAAGGATGAAGTCACCCATGGATCGATAATTTCAGGGTACATGCTTCATGGTTTTGTGGACAACGCAATGGATCTTTTCCGAAACATAAAAAACCCGGGATTAAGTACATGGAATGCTGTGATTTCAGGTTTGGTTCAGAACAACCGGCATGAAGGAGTCTTAGATTTAGTTATAGAAATGCAAGCATGTGGTTTTAAACCAAATACTGTAACAATTTCGAGCATTCTCCCTACAATTTCATGCTTATCAAACCTAAAAGTAGGAAAGGAAATACATGCTTATtctgttaaaaacaattatgacAGCAATATTTATGTGTCCACTGCCATTATAGACACTTATGCAAAATCAGGGTTTCTTCATGGGGCACAACGGATTTTTGATCAATCAAAACATAAGAGCTTGATCATTTGGACAGCAATAATCTCAGCATATGCGGCCCATGGAGATGCTAACACTACTCTTTGTCTTTTTAATGAGATGCTAAATAATGGGATTAGGCCAGACCCAGTAACATTCACTGCTGTATTGTCAGCTTGTGCTCATTCTGGAATGGTAGAAGAAGCTTGGGAGATCTTCGATGCCATGTTTATGAAATATGGCATACAGCCTTCAGTTGAACATTATGCATGCATGGTAGGTGTTCTTAGCCGAGCTGGGAGACTATCTGAAGCTGCAGAATTTGTCTCCAAAATGCCAATTGAACCAAGTGCTAAAGTTTGGGGTGCATTGCTTAACGGGGCTGCTGTTTCTGGTGATGTTGAGCTGGGGAAGTTTGTTTGTGATCATTTGTTTGAGATTGAGCCTGAAAACACTGGGAATTACATTATTATGGCAAATCTGTATTCTCAAGCTGGGAGATGGGAAGAAGCTGATAAGACCAgggaaaggataaaaaaaattgggttgaAAAAGATCCCAGGCAGTAGTTGGATTGAAACAAGTGGAGGATTGCAAAGCTTTATAGCCAGGGATGTATCAAATGGAAGAGCTGAAGAGATTTATGAAATTTTGGGAGGATTGCTTGGGTTAATGAGAGAGGAAGGGTATGTTTCGAGGGATGAGTTAGATGAGGAGAGTATTTTTAGTTGAAACCAGATCATCAATATTGAAGAAATCTTTGGAATAAAGGATTGGACTGAGGGGCTCAATGTGCACCATCCATTAATAGGGCCACAGTGACTCACCATTTAGTGGTTTTCTTATAATTTGGATATCCAATTGATTGTGAAATAGCACCTGGATATTCAGTAGTAGGAATCTATGAATTCAGAGTATTATAGCTAGAAATTGAAGCTACAAATCATTTTTGTGGATGAGTTCTATGACCTGGCATGGGTACTTAAAGTTGAAACAAACAAGTGGTCTTTTTCTGTCTAGAATATGGAATAATTTCATTCTGAGGATTAGTTTTGCTGATAACATATCTTAGAAGGTAGAACACTAATCGAGGCTAAGTGGTGGTTCTCTTTTCAGTTGCCGGTCAATTTCCTTGATCCTTCATTAAAGAGCCATGTTCATAAAATTTCGTTGATGAGagacttaaaagttaaaacttctAGCTCCATCCAAGGTTGTAAACCTAAAGGTTCTGGAAAGCCTGATCTCAGTTTACTTTGAAAATGCAAATGAGGTACTTATTAGAGGGATTGCCTGTACGTGACTGGCAGTTATGGTATCTAATGTGGTCAATTTGGCAATATCAATGAGAGATAATTTCAGCTTCCTGCAGTTCAAATGTCCTTGGAAGtggctgctgctgctgcttgGTGACTTCTACATTGTTTACATCAGCCATCCTTCAGGTTAGAAGTAGTGACTGGGTATCAGTTAATTAGATTGTGTTTATGTCATAGCAATGTGATGAAAAGGCAATGCAGAGCTAAAAAATCTAAGAACATTGGATCCCCAAACGTAAGTGAACCGAGGTTGATGCCattatgatttctttttcttttttgaaagtaTTGAATTAATATGCTTTGTGAAAAGTGAACAAAATGGTCACTTTCTGTTAAGTACTGTTCCACATGTAAACCTTTTGAAGATAGTGACAGTTacttttgaccttttttttttttgggaagcaGCTGTCAGTAAAACTTTTGGATGAACTATGGTGTAACTTCTGACAGAGATTGCTGTTAATTATACCAATAGCAAAGGGTAAGAATGTTCATGGCTCATCTTTACACTTTTTCGCTTGACTCATCTCTTTTAATTGAGAATGTTTTTGGCTTTTTCATGCTTTGATTCTAGTGGGAAACCTTTACTTCTTGTTAACACCTCGATGGTATATATTGTGTCCCTGCTTTAGTAGGTCCCGAGTGTAATTTGGTTGCTTCAATATTGTTATTTCCTTTAGGAGTTTTGAGTCCTACTatgcattataacaatgttcATCATGGAATTTTAGACTACCCTTTCTCTCATCTAGCATGTAATGTAAACACAAGCAAGTTGCTCATACTCCAAAGAAGAATTATGGGAGAAGAAGGCGGTTAATGTAAAGGTGAATGGTGACAAATAAGCGTAACAAGCGCAGGGTTTACAGTGTGAATGTGATGACTAGTTGCCACCAGCTTCGCGCCTTTGTTTGTTAATGTATTAGTTTGTTGGGGACAAGAGCAACGAGCCATGGATGGGCcaaaatgtttatttttctttctgctTGTTTTGTTCCCCGTTAGAATTAAGGCAATAATTATCAGagataatgaaaagaaaaggagtgACAAAAGGGCTTGAACTGGACACTCATTTGTGGACAAAAATTCACATTCTCATTTTTCGGCCactctattctttttttaatccaatCCTCTATAGGGTTCCGAGTATCTTATGCAGATCTCCAAAATCCAATACAATGCACTCGTTCTCTTTTTTGGTGAAATAGATCATTTCTCGGGAGATTGACCATTGTGTCCAAACTTGACAGATATTTACATGTGAGTTCAGCAGATAGTTACATTAGTGTAAAAAGTTATGTGAAAAGGttaatttttgtataaggtAGTTTGTTTTCTATTGGAATGTTTGGAGTGTCATATCACCCGGGAGTACTTAATATGTCCCCTTCTAATTAATAATTACCGTGACAAAAAACACAAGTACGATCAGAAGACTTACAAGAagcaattttcttattttcttttaggtgATGTTAGAGATACAATTTTATTACATGTCTTACAAATTGATGCGATgccaattattaaaaaaaaaaaattattatgctTTTGAAATGGCTTGcatcaaatttaaaatcatattgatttgtaaacattttgtagtaaaattgatagtagtaatttttttttttttttaacctaccTGTAATGGtgattttatcaattaaatcATTTGTTGTTTAGCTTCTAGACACACAatgactttcaagtttcaagttctTATCATGAACGTCAAGAGTACTGTAACTCAATTAATAATGtgattttcttgatattttcaaCGAATACATTTAGAGTTCATTCTCCCTCCACCaacaaaatgaaattggataattaaatatataccaaaataatgaaatttgtgATTCTCAAAATAAGTTTAGCAAAATCGTATATCTACAATGGGTTTCTTCATCATTTCGATTTTGATGCATAAGAAGAATGCGAGTCgcataattattttattagtaaatgTCTATTTGGATGGacttttttattagtttattttgtttattgcgTTAAAGTTTTGTTATACTTATACCCTTAAAAATTGTGATGCTTTTAAATGTTGCAcattttgtgtcaagtgaatgCTTAGAAAGAGTCAAGACCAACTTAATTCCTATTCTCTTAATGAAGATTTCCCAATTAAGGATATGATATTATGATTAGTGCATTATGCATCCCAAGTAAATGATTAACAAGAAAGATTACATTGGATTtggtattaaaatttaaataatacaagaaTTGATTTCAACTAATTAAACTATTAAAGTGGGATTTTATATTCTCTCACCACTATAATAGCTTTAATTCTAATACTATCATGTAAAATATCACAACTTTTACCATAATTATCTTATGCGACATACTATAATTGacttactattatttttatataggttcgctttttcttatttatcatGTATAATTTGTCACGGCCAATTGTAATAAAAGTTGTGGCCTAACTTTTGTTACCCAAAACGAGGGGCACAATTGGCGTTAAAATAACCCACAAAGTGAgtcaaactcacataaaaagCCACACATTCCACTCTCATTCCTCATACTTTGTCCTCTGACAACCTAAAGTGAAGTGCAAACACACGATCCCATTATGAAAGAAGAAACAACCACCACAACCATCATGGCTGCACTCTCTACTCTCACTCCTCCCCAGCTCTCAGATCTCACCCACTCCATTTTCTCAGATatccaccaccgccaccaccgcCTCTCAGCTCTCCTCACCTCTCCCACTCTCTTCTCCCTCACTCTCCACCACCtccactctctttctctcccacaAAAAACCCTCCTCATTGCTCGCAACCTCCTCTCTTCCCTTCGCCACCTCACACTTCACCTCCACCCCAAACCATATTCATCACCGCCTCCAATACCCTCCAACACACTCAAGCAAAAAGACCTCGACGCAATTTTACTCCTACTACTACTCTGTGAAACTCGCCAACACAATCCAGAGTCTCTAGAAACCGAGTCTCCCGCCGAATGGCGCGGAATTTTAAGTAAACTAGTCTCTGACACCATGTTGAGGAATTCTGGTATTGGGTTCTATAATGGGTCGGTGTTGATTCCGTACATTGAAATGGTGACGAGGTGTTGGAGGTTTGTGGGTGAAATGGGTTATTGCTGTGATCATAATAATGGTGATGGGAAGATGGGGAGAGAGGTGGCGGCGTCGGCGGCGGCAGTGGTGGCTCTGCCATCTGTGGAGGTGAGAGGCGGTGGTGTTGAGTGTGTGATATGTAAGGAGGAGATGAGAGAAGGGAGAGACGTGTGTGAGTTTCCATGCGAGCATTTGTTTCATTGGATTTGCATTTTGCCATGGTTAAGGAAGAGGAACACGTGTCCTTGCTGTCGGTTTGAGCTTCCTACTGATGATGTTTTCGGAGAGATCCAACGGCTGTGGGACGTTCTGATCAAGGTGGGTAATAGGAGCTTCGATGTATGATGAATGTAGGTGATCatagattgcatgttcttcaCAATCATGACTTAGATGATCTACACGTGTCAAAATCGGATAGTGTTTTGGCCATGAAGAGTTGAAGACTGAAAGATCAAGATGGTTCGGTTCTGATGAAtggttgtgaattgtgatgGATGGATTTTGTAGAGTATAGATAAATTGCTTGTTTTTGTGATAGAAACACCTGTGGTTAAGGTTAGAGGCATTTATTGTGGATTTGTATCTAAATAAAATGACAAAGGTGAACAGATATTTATAGATTAACAGAGatttgaggctttttttttttatagtgaatTTGATGTTTATGGttgaggtttttatttatttttgaaaaaaaaaaaaaaaaggaaattgaaTGGATATAATGATTGATTGcaaataattattcattatAGTCCTTTTCCATGTACGATAgcaaaatttggaaattaattTGCATTGATTTGTAGTAAGtgattatgatttatgataATTATGACACcaattcaataattattctcagtattgtttcttttgtttattaatCTATGTTACCATAATCCTTAGATTTGATTAATTCAATACGGTGGTagcgtttggattgggctgaaacGCAGTGCGTCTGCGTTtcaaccccttttttttattatttttttttaaagccggATTTGTTGACTTTCTGTGCGTAAACAGTGCATCTGTatactgtttacggacccacaaatttcacttttcgacaactttttcattaaaaatgggtctcacgatactatttacatatttaaaaattattttactacagtgttttcagtttcagttttcagtttcagcaaaaataagctcaatccaaacgaacCCGGTGTAGTCAATTTAAGATGATGACCAATCTTCTgaacttaaagaaaaaatatgttttttaagttaattttcTACTTAATTCTCATTAATTCCTTCTGCATACATAAATAGTCAAGAATAAGATAATTTCATCATAATCTAATCCTAACAAATAGGAACCAACtcctatttaaatttaaatacaactTGAAATGAAATACAATCCTAATTCTCTAATTAGCTACCTggtattatttgaatttaactTGAATCGATTCTTATCTTCTTATATTGTCTGATTTCCGGACATATTATATTTGATTGAGAATAATATACTCTGCCTAGGCACAACTGTAGTCGCAACATGCATTTATATGTTTGCATATTGCGCCTAAGAGGAAGTCTGTTGTTAAAAATATAGCAAGCATATGAACCTGAAATAAAattggtaaaataaaatagttgaaTTATTGAAAAATGAGAATATTCATGATTACGTATTGATTGCTAAGAACACTTGCATCAGTTAATGTAAAATGGAAAAAGTGGTCAATTTTGCTCAAATACTACCCATATCAGTCTATCTATATCACTATTCAGATGCACTTTTGTTAATCTATATCACTGTTCATATACACTTTTGTTACAGTAACcgtataatttttaattatttttacctCACTTCTCCCTTCAAATCTTCTTTCTCTTCCCCTACTCTCTCTCCATaagattctctctcttcctctaccATCTTCCCTATTAGAGCATCAACATTGGGGCTTCTATATgccaaatgttaggaacattTGGCATTTAAGCCCCAAAACTACTCAACAATGGGAAGGCCATATGCTAAATGCTAATTCCAAATTTGGGatttagctacagtaccatctcaaatgtaagatggtactgtagctaaatgttataaaaaaaaataatattttaatactcttatttctctctcctctctcatttatCCCGGTAAactcctctctcctctct
The sequence above is drawn from the Quercus robur chromosome 7, dhQueRobu3.1, whole genome shotgun sequence genome and encodes:
- the LOC126691724 gene encoding pentatricopeptide repeat-containing protein At2g37310; this encodes MRITKALNIRIQTASNGYVQQALQSLLAANGLDYGAYGCLIQHCTDHHLFRLGRQLHSRLVLFSVTPNNFLASKLIAFYSKSNHLRDARNVFDKIPDKNIFSWNALLIGYSLNNRYLDMLKLFLSLVSSNLTDVKPDCYTISCVLKALSSLFSHSRLAKEVHCFVLRRGFDLDIFVVNALITQYSRCDEIGFARTVFDRMPERDIVSWNSMIAGYSQAGFYEECKELYIEMLGSSGLRPNGMTIVSVLQACGQSHDLIFGIEVHRFINESQIDIDVSVYNAIIGLYAKCGSLDYARELFDEMSDKDEVTHGSIISGYMLHGFVDNAMDLFRNIKNPGLSTWNAVISGLVQNNRHEGVLDLVIEMQACGFKPNTVTISSILPTISCLSNLKVGKEIHAYSVKNNYDSNIYVSTAIIDTYAKSGFLHGAQRIFDQSKHKSLIIWTAIISAYAAHGDANTTLCLFNEMLNNGIRPDPVTFTAVLSACAHSGMVEEAWEIFDAMFMKYGIQPSVEHYACMVGVLSRAGRLSEAAEFVSKMPIEPSAKVWGALLNGAAVSGDVELGKFVCDHLFEIEPENTGNYIIMANLYSQAGRWEEADKTRERIKKIGLKKIPGSSWIETSGGLQSFIARDVSNGRAEEIYEILGGLLGLMREEGYVSRDELDEESIFS
- the LOC126691725 gene encoding E3 ubiquitin-protein ligase SGR9, amyloplastic; amino-acid sequence: MKEETTTTTIMAALSTLTPPQLSDLTHSIFSDIHHRHHRLSALLTSPTLFSLTLHHLHSLSLPQKTLLIARNLLSSLRHLTLHLHPKPYSSPPPIPSNTLKQKDLDAILLLLLLCETRQHNPESLETESPAEWRGILSKLVSDTMLRNSGIGFYNGSVLIPYIEMVTRCWRFVGEMGYCCDHNNGDGKMGREVAASAAAVVALPSVEVRGGGVECVICKEEMREGRDVCEFPCEHLFHWICILPWLRKRNTCPCCRFELPTDDVFGEIQRLWDVLIKVGNRSFDV